TAAACGTTTTTgcgatttgatttttgttgttctcGATGGTTTGAATTTCATGGTTTAGTCTGAGATTGTCATCGAAGAAGATGTAGACGTGCTTTTTATGAGGTATTAAGGGTTGGCCTTGTATCAAAATACCTCGTGGCAATGATGATTGGAAAGTTTTATTTGGAATTTGAGTTGTCTGAATTTTGATTGAatgtgaatttttgtttttctatatatgttcatAGATTTTGGTTCATgtgtaatttgtaaatttgaaaTGTGAATTTCTGATTATCTAAAGAGTGACAAGTTCTTCCTAAGAAATTTTTCTCTCTAGCACGGTGCCCAAAGCAGCTGCCGCCGTCTCGCTCCGTTTCAAGACAAGCATCCTCCACCGCTGCTCCTCCGTTTTTCTCTCCGTCTGACCTCTATCGTTGCTTCCATTTTCGCGGGTCCGACAAGGCTCTGCGTAGAACCGTTTCTCTCCTTCCGTCGTGTATATTTGTGCTTTCCCTCGAGGTTTTTCCGAGGAtgtattttgtgtttgtatccGACTAATTATAGAATGAAGAAATGTGTatttggttgacaaaaaaaaatgtgtatttttgtaaaaaaaaattactaattatattGAACTTAACATattatcaaaactaaaagttattatatatatatatatatatatgttaaaataaattaacaaaattaaatatgaacaTTGAAAGTAGTGtgagaaagtgaaaaaaaatcaaactaaaattaaaaacaattaatggCACAATGTTCTGTGCTTCTGTTTAACTCCCCTTCCAAAATGCTTTTGTACTTCCCCACTCTTCTCCCTTATTAGATTTCTCagcttgttttttctttttaacatatttgtttttgttcaaagtCAACTATTTCCAATATTCATATTCAGTAAAATATCTAGTaggttatatattttaaaactaactccttgatttgataaaaaagatttgttattATCCAATAGTAAAACAGATTTGTAATTTATCCAATaattaaagtaaataaaaaaagaaattaattggTGACATGATCGTAACAGAAATATTCTTTTAACAGTTTTTTGACATCCAATTATTTAGCTTACTGTGAATGCTTTTAAATATTCGTCAATCATCATATATGTTATAGAAGATTATTTAGCTTTTGGTACCAAAGATTCGTGTTATATGGTCGAACAAATGActatcacatatatattactCAGTTTTAAAACTATgactcaaaagaaaagatttcaaagcaaattaatatgaatattcttaaaaatgctaacaatgataagaaaaatcCGTTAAAAATTGAGAAATCTTTTTCAGTTTCCCTTTTTTGAATCAAACTTATTTTGACAGgcttaagaaaaaacaacccCGTTTAGACATACACAGTTTAAAGACGAGATATCAATATTTTCTCTCTTAGACTTTTATTagatcattttcattttccaaattaaggagttttctcttattattaatttgaaCGCTAGACAGTAGATCTAGTTTTTCTAGGCCACAAAATATCTGTACTCTATTTCTCAAACTAGGGGtctgcaaaaaaatattttgataaaattgtTATAAATGGATACAATTAAATGTGATCagcttttttaattttgttatgacTGGAAAAAATTAGAGTATCTTggatttagaagaaaaaaatcaagacaCAAAATAGTccttcttttaatattttccaCTAAGCCAACTAAAATTTGTTTCCTCATTTTtcttgatatgttttttttttgttttttttttacggcAACCactcatttttcttgttacataggtgaaaattaaaaataaactcaaaatttacctgaaatattgttttaaaaaccaGTCGAAACACTTGATCTCCAAAATATGGTATCAACGATGGATTATTGAAAATCTTACGTAACGGTTTCAATTATTTCTCTACATATTTAGTTTTGTAGTATACAATGCATGAAAATATCATAACATAAATTTGAGTAtatctgtttttaaaataaataaaaattgagtATATATTGAGATATTAACAATTAATAATTTCGTGAACTTTAGGCCTAATCCTCATAAACCGTATTTTAAGCAACTTTGTCACTAAGTAAACTGCAAAGAATCAGAAGCGGGTATTCAGAAACGAAAGTGTTTGGAAACGAGAAAGCAAAAACTTTGTTAGAATTTAGTTCGTAAACACTATTTGATTATCTAAGGTTGCAACCCCAATGTTTTTGTGTAAAAGTttctttcacctttttttttcatatgctTTAGTGCGTAAGATCTCAATATGTGAAAGTAAATCATGTGCATCAACAGTAAAACTCTTCTCCAATCgtctaaaattttgtttgaggTAAACCGCGAACCATCAATCGGAGTTACTCTTTTTGTCTGTTATGTACTTTTAGccatttctttcaaattgtttttggtattcGTTCTGTCTTATGCATttagaattattattttccttcACATATGTATAATCTTGTTTGCTTTGGTAATAAAAATACATGCGATTTTAGTTTGTCTGAAGGGTCACTAGGCGAACTTCTTCGAAAGTATATCAAATGGGATGACTTTGGTAGAGGTAATCAGAAGAGAAGGCTCAATAATTTCGGAGAATGTAAGGTGTTCTTTTCGAGTTATCGTCTATTGTGTTGTCGCTCGTCTTCAAAGTCTAACGTGCGCAAATTTACATTGATGATTAGTCAGAAAGTGAAGCAATAGTTGAGCTCTAAATGCACAAGATGAGAAGAATATATTATAACTACTACGTTGATTCCAATCATCACTGGACATTTTTCGCATAATGTCTCTTCATCgtcttttgttatattattttggtaatcGGTGTGCGATACTACACGAATTTGAAAGCTTCACTAGCGCTCCTATTTTTTTACCTTTGAATTTAGTATATGTCAGGGATGGTCGAATTTGGTGGATGCATGAAGATCATGAAATCGAAACTGACGAGGATGAAACTCTAGAGCTAGTTATGATTTAGGTATTTGGGAGCAGAAGACACGAGATCTGTGTGATCAACAATGAGGCTGGCCTCCAACTGTCtccaattttgtttaaactaGATCTTGAGCTATTAATCGAATTTGTTCTTTCCGCCTCTCACGAAGTTTAAGCCGTTTATCTTGATATGTTTTCTGGGATTCGCTTTTGTCATCATTCGCGTTTCGAATTCCTATTTTTCTTGCCATTTGTAATATCTTGTATTcttttatgagttttgtttcttttcctctgtaagaaaataattttatacaaaGATAGATCTTCTGGCTGGAGATGCGCTCCTTATTGTTAGTCGTTTATCAGTGTTTATGTTGTAATTATTATGTGTCTTGTTTTAACGATTGGAATTTGGGTGATTTTAGATTGTTTAACGGGTTATTGAACGAACtttcttgatttatttttaactgaAATATAAGTTTGGCGAAAGTAATTAGAGGTGAAAACTAATCAATTCCAAAGAATGTGGGGTGATCACTTCgaattattgttaatttgtgTCCTCACACatctttaaagttttttgtgcaaaaatTCACTTTGATGATTTAactggaaaaaataaaaacaattttatgatagtttcttcattatttaaaaattttccTCATCAAATATAGGTACATCTTGTAGTTCATGgttattttttcctttgtttgtaAGCTTTTCAAATCAATattaatgaaatgaaaaaacaaaattattgttatttgataagaaatttaactaattttaaatgaaaaaaatttaacaaaaactaaataaaaacattgaaattaaTGTgaaaaagtgagagagagaaactcaaattgaatttgaaaacattCAATGCAAAATGTTCTGGGCTTCtgttattaagttttttttttttttgaaaatcaaaactctaTTTCCAAAACCCTTTTGTACTCTCCCACATTTTTTCACCAATTACATTTGTCAGCTTGCTTCTTTCAATATCCATATCTACAGTActtatatatgataaaaaaaaataaaactaactTATAGATTTTAAATAGATTTGTAATTATCCAATAgttaaagaatatatacaaaagaatCAATAGGTGACATGATCATAACAGTAAAATCTCTTTAACAACTTTGACCTCCGATTATTTAGCTTCCTGTTATTGCTTTTATAGTTATGTAGGTTTATCATGTCTGTTTTAGAAATCATGAAGATTATTTAGTTGACTTGTTGTTACCAAAGATTCATGTTTATGCTCGAAATAATAGAACAACTATTTCATgaaaattctcaaaaatatGAACTATCATAACAAAAATCCCTAAGAAACTGAGAaatatttttcagtttcaaaacACTATTTTTATACGTATAACACTAAAAAAGGCGAGCTATATGGtaaatctaatttatttttattctcttaaacaGCTTACTATTTCGTAAGATTTGAACCTTTTATTACatcttatttcattttatattaaggagttttctctttatttttgtatttacaCACTAAACAGTCTACATCTAGTTTTCCTAGATCATTCATCGCTGCCACAAAATCTCTGCACTCTATTTCTGAAACTAGGGGTCTACGcgaaaatattttgataagaTTGTTTGTTATAAATGGATACAATTAAATGTGACCAATTAGATTATACAAtggaaatagaagaaaaagacaagagaAATATTATCCTTTGGTTACTCTTCTTTTCTATgtttataactaaaatttttgtATCCTCTCATTTTTCTTGATAGGTGAAAATTAATACAAACCCAAAGTAAAATTCAACTTAGCTGaaaaagtattattatatTGTTCAAAACACCAGTCGAAGCATTAGACTTCCTGTCTACAAACATAGTTACATGAAATACACACCACTATAGAGTAgtaaataaaatcttattaattattaatcaaGAGGTAACggttaaaataaatttattaaaatatttatgtcattcactatatatttacattaatgtgtgtgtgtgtttatgcGTGGAGACTTAACGTtacacacattttttttttttttcttacacacattaaatttttttttttagtggtCAACTGGAAAAATGTGTTTTGTATTTAGTAaatctctttccttcttttgaaAATACTTTTGAAGAATAGAGTATGTATTTTCCAATAGTGAAgtaattcaaaattatcaaaaccaTTAAGTTTATggtgaaaaatattttgtaacccaaaaaaatgaattgtactgaaatttaaatttagattAGATGGTTTGGTTCGAGCTTGTGATCTTTAATTTCATATGattattagttttaagttAGTGAAcgctattttttttgttcgtctGGTTAGAACTATGTATGTGTAAATaaatgtttattaatttaattaagttCTTGGCCCAAAACCTATGAGAATTAATTAGTTGATAAATTACATGTGTCAAATAGGTTATAGTtagtttctaaaatatttagtcaaagattttttttttgacatctaTCAAATAGGTTATAAATTAtatgtgttttaattttattggttaaaGTAAATGATCATATAAGTTATATTattgaataaatatatactaaatattacTAGTGTTGGTTAAAAACTATGgaaaattttattgttatagaaatatttttgatggATAAACATTGTTTatctattaaatatataaaagggAAAGTTTCTTCTATATAAACTCATGATGATAAGATTTTGAGCAAAATtaccaattttgttttcttcttttgtcaatACAAAGGCTTATAACATTAATTGCTTTTATTTTGTGGTAAAGAGATATCAACAGATTTTAGataataaattcatatttcttAATGAAAACATTGTTATTGAgggaaatttttttatcattgtATAGAAGATTCCCTCTCTAGAAGAATATTCATATGAAATGAGATGCTGGATACCCAactaaatatttgtattttttagaaattttgttaGTAACGACTGAATGTAGTGCATCACATTAattgaaaatgaatttatttgactatcaatataataataaatgtgtTAGTATCTTTGATTTCGATAAAATCCACAATATATACATGAGTGATCAGTGTGTATTGTGTTGTTGGAGACTGAACCATCAACGCTTTTTcgacacttcttcttcttcctcctttctctcttcatgCAAAATCACAGTtacaagaaataaacaaaagattataaatcaaaacataaagagacaaaaatgagTGATGGTCGAGTTAACGCAGATCCTCAACAAGAAGAGAACATGGTTAAACCACCGGTTAAGAGATCTCTCACTCTCCTCATCGTGActtacttttttctcttcttcggcTCTATCGCTTCGAGCCTTCTCGCGAAGTACTATTTCGTCTACGGTGGCTCGAGCCGGTGGGTCTCCACGTGGGTTCAATCTGCTGGCTTCCCTCTCCTCCTCATCCTAATCTACTTCCCTCACTACGTTCTCAAAACCACCACTCGCCGTCCTTTCACGCGCTTCACGCTCCGCCATCTCATCTTCTCCGTGTTGATCGGGCTTGTTCTCGGTTTCAACAACTTCCTCTTCTCATGGGGAACCTCGTACCTTCCGGTGTCCACGTCATCGCTTCTCCTCTCGACACAACTCGTCTTCACTCTCATTTTGTCTAGGATCATAGTGAAACAGAAGATCACTTTCTCAAACCTCAACTGCGTTGTCCTGTTGACGTTAAGCTCTGTTTTGTTGGCTCTTGATTCGAGTAAAGATAAACCGTCCGGTTTAACCAAAACCAAGTATTTCATCGGGTATGTATCCACGATCGGAGCCGGTTTACTCTTCGCTCTTTACCTCCCCGTGACGGAGAAGCTATACCGTACCGTTTATTGTTACGCGATGGTCATGGAGGTGCAACTGGTGATGGAATTCGCAGCGACGGTTTTCGCGACAATCGGTATGGCTTGCGAAGGCGGGTTTAAGGAAATGGTTAAGGAAGCGAACCATGTTTTCACCAAAGGACCAACATTTTATTGGACGTTTGCGATACTAGCAAATGTGGTGACGTGGCAGCTCTCTTTCGCAGCCACGTCAGGGATGGTTTACTTGACGTCAGGTATCACCGGAGGTATCTGCATGACGGCGTTGCTCGCGATGAATGTGATAGGAGGTGTGGTGGCTTACGGTGACGTGTTTGGTGGAGTGAAGATTGTGTCGACGGTGCTATGTATTTGGGGATTCTCATCTTACACATACGGGATGTatatgaagatgaagaaggaggagaaggagaagggaGAATATTCCGGCGTAAAGACGACGGAAGACAGCGGAGAGATGGAGGTGGAAATGGGAAATGTTAAAGATGACGTGGCGGCGGCGGATGATAGGGCTTGAAGATATCTGTGTGATTGAGACGGCcgttatgattattattaggAAGGaagccaacaaaaaaaaaaaaagtagtagtatctttttgtgttctttctttttctcaccttatgtttttttagtaatgcatttgcttttgtttttcttgtttttttaggttgttttgtttttccttttctggttatttttatgaattatCCTCTTATCATGGCCACAACTAATGATGTTGTACACTTTTTAAGTGTGGATTTTCCAATGTCGGTTGATAAGTATGTATTTTTCTGTTATCTATGGgcttttgattggttttattAGATATATGGTCTGTTATTTTCCCAGTCTCCAGTGACATTGATACGAAAATTATACACCCTGTGATGACAAACAACAACACCGACGATATATTGAGAATAAGGCGACGATAAGTAGTGTTGATTGTATCGGATGCTGAAAATAAGAGTAACTgtgacaatttatttttttatccgGTGTGACTCTTGGAGTGGTTtcggtttttttatttttatttttattgttgataAGAAtaggccaaaaaaaaaaaaaaagtaggcCCAAAGGAATAGGTCCAGTGTAGTTATttagtgaacaaaaaaaatattaactttcACCTATACAaaaatgtgaatttttttttttgttggaaacaCTTTTTACAAAAAGATGTGATATTATTTGATCTAAGAATATCCAGAATGTGGTTTACAAATGTATACCACCTGTTTAATGTTTTGACCATGTTAATTTCCTATAGCTTGCTTCAAATCCAACTCTCGATTATACTTACAGTTCAGagaacaacaaaactaatCCTCTGTTTTACAACACATGACTACATTGTTAGTGTTGGTGGCAATGCCAAAGCTCTAGGAgataattttttcaattttttgttcttggtaATGAAAGTTTTTGAGAGAGCatgtatttatttcatttataagGATTTAATAGATTGTGTTTTATTAGTGTTTGACTTTTTatcataatataaaatttgacgGGCGCTGGTAGCCTGGTACATGTCCTTGGCGCCGTCGAGTTGAGTTGCACTCTGGTAGAATCTTATTCCAAATTACTTCATGACATTCTCCAAGACAGAATGATCTCCTCTCTTTAAGAAATTTACGATTATACTGAAGTATGATGAATTTTACAAATGATATACTAttatacaaaacatataacaatatatatacctgTTACACT
This sequence is a window from Arabidopsis thaliana chromosome 1 sequence. Protein-coding genes within it:
- the PUP4 gene encoding purine permease 4 (purine permease 4 (PUP4); CONTAINS InterPro DOMAIN/s: Protein of unknown function DUF6, transmembrane (InterPro:IPR000620), Protein of unknown function DUF250 (InterPro:IPR004853); BEST Arabidopsis thaliana protein match is: purine permease 1 (TAIR:AT1G28230.1); Has 652 Blast hits to 644 proteins in 132 species: Archae - 10; Bacteria - 158; Metazoa - 37; Fungi - 9; Plants - 358; Viruses - 0; Other Eukaryotes - 80 (source: NCBI BLink).) — encoded protein: MSDGRVNADPQQEENMVKPPVKRSLTLLIVTYFFLFFGSIASSLLAKYYFVYGGSSRWVSTWVQSAGFPLLLILIYFPHYVLKTTTRRPFTRFTLRHLIFSVLIGLVLGFNNFLFSWGTSYLPVSTSSLLLSTQLVFTLILSRIIVKQKITFSNLNCVVLLTLSSVLLALDSSKDKPSGLTKTKYFIGYVSTIGAGLLFALYLPVTEKLYRTVYCYAMVMEVQLVMEFAATVFATIGMACEGGFKEMVKEANHVFTKGPTFYWTFAILANVVTWQLSFAATSGMVYLTSGITGGICMTALLAMNVIGGVVAYGDVFGGVKIVSTVLCIWGFSSYTYGMYMKMKKEEKEKGEYSGVKTTEDSGEMEVEMGNVKDDVAAADDRA